Proteins found in one Rhodobacteraceae bacterium D3-12 genomic segment:
- a CDS encoding MarR family transcriptional regulator — protein sequence MSETVTIRDGIPSDLPAELSVLLGVHLLYWTINEVFEGASAAPALSKNERKVIVHLAVPRRMGELAADMQVLPSTVTLIADELEEKGMLQRERDPQDRRAWQLCLTRKGMETRQETLREATDVFREVTGLSKSETEIVADLMQKVAKNIRAGGLPEGVTAC from the coding sequence ATGTCTGAAACCGTTACCATCCGCGATGGAATTCCATCGGACCTCCCTGCGGAGCTGAGCGTTTTGCTGGGGGTTCACCTGCTCTATTGGACAATCAATGAGGTGTTCGAAGGGGCAAGCGCAGCGCCTGCTCTGTCCAAGAATGAGCGTAAAGTAATTGTTCACCTCGCTGTGCCACGTCGTATGGGCGAGCTGGCGGCGGATATGCAGGTTTTGCCATCGACGGTAACGTTGATCGCAGACGAATTGGAAGAAAAAGGCATGCTCCAACGCGAACGGGATCCACAGGATCGCCGCGCTTGGCAGCTTTGCCTGACGCGCAAGGGCATGGAGACGCGCCAAGAGACGTTGCGCGAAGCGACAGACGTTTTTCGAGAGGTCACGGGGCTTTCAAAAAGCGAAACCGAGATCGTTGCCGACCTTATGCAGAAGGTTGCAAAGAACATCCGGGCAGGTGGGCTGCCAGAAGGAGTGACAGCATGTTGA
- a CDS encoding efflux RND transporter periplasmic adaptor subunit, whose protein sequence is MLMTYPRVVALVSAIFLAFPVGAQELLKPVKLIVAQNGGTEVTRQFYGSVVARQTVDLAFQVGGQLQSIPVIEGVTVKQGELVAQLDLESFELALKQAKLQKEQADRTLARLKRLSGSTVSQVSIDDAATAAALADVAVKNAEFALNHATLYAPFDALVAARDVANYTTIAAGTPVVRLHDMSEIRIEVDIPEVLFLRADAAPDVELHAKFPSSDKIFPAQLREFNAETSKVGQSYRVTLGMTPPKGVRILPGASATVIATIKGEHKDAILLPKTAVFVDAAGKPSVLVFAPKGASEGTLSKRNVTVAQAPEGGILVVSGLEPGLEIVAAGGAALEDGQKVRRFAGFGN, encoded by the coding sequence ATGTTGATGACTTACCCGCGCGTTGTGGCGCTTGTTTCCGCGATTTTTTTGGCTTTTCCCGTCGGGGCGCAGGAGCTGTTGAAGCCTGTGAAGCTTATCGTGGCACAAAACGGTGGCACCGAGGTGACGCGCCAGTTTTACGGCTCGGTCGTGGCGCGCCAGACTGTTGATCTTGCGTTTCAGGTGGGGGGACAGTTGCAGAGCATTCCGGTGATCGAAGGGGTGACGGTCAAGCAGGGTGAGCTTGTGGCGCAGCTTGATCTTGAAAGCTTTGAGCTCGCTCTCAAACAGGCGAAATTGCAGAAAGAGCAGGCGGATCGGACTTTGGCGCGGTTGAAGCGGTTGTCCGGCTCGACCGTAAGTCAGGTGAGCATTGATGATGCGGCGACGGCGGCGGCGCTGGCCGATGTGGCGGTGAAGAACGCAGAGTTCGCGCTGAACCATGCCACGTTATACGCGCCGTTTGATGCATTGGTCGCGGCGCGCGATGTGGCGAATTACACGACGATCGCGGCGGGGACCCCGGTGGTGCGGTTGCACGACATGTCGGAAATTCGCATCGAGGTGGATATCCCGGAAGTGTTGTTCCTGCGGGCCGATGCCGCGCCGGATGTAGAGTTGCATGCCAAGTTTCCGTCCTCGGACAAGATTTTTCCGGCGCAATTGCGCGAGTTCAACGCCGAAACGTCGAAGGTTGGGCAATCATATCGCGTGACGTTGGGCATGACCCCGCCAAAGGGCGTGCGGATTTTGCCGGGCGCATCGGCCACGGTGATCGCAACGATCAAGGGGGAGCATAAGGACGCGATCCTTTTGCCCAAGACAGCCGTTTTCGTCGATGCGGCGGGCAAGCCGAGCGTCTTGGTCTTTGCACCGAAAGGCGCGAGCGAAGGCACCCTGAGCAAGCGCAATGTCACAGTGGCACAGGCGCCGGAGGGCGGCATTCTCGTTGTGTCGGGGCTTGAGCCGGGATTGGAGATCGTGGCCGCTGGTGGTGCGGCGCTTGAGGATGGGCAAAAGGTCCGCCGTTTTGCCGGTTTCGGAAACTGA
- a CDS encoding efflux RND transporter permease subunit, producing MNIAKASIEKPLLTWLVILGALLGGLWGFSSLGRLEDPAFTIKQVVISTQYPGATAEQVATEVSEPLESAIQKLGEVERITSVNQPGSSLITVEVYSTFDGSELPPIWTKLRNRVSDAARSLPEGTSEPYVNDAFGDVFGIYYAVTAEGFSDAEKHQLATFLRRELLTVDGVADVEVKGLPAEAIFVEPDMSLAVNLGLPPQAIISALATADSVVAAGSVRGADGVRTNIQAPKGTGSVEALASLTIGASGEVVNLFDIARVYRARQEVPDLMVRFNGHDAFTLGVAGLSTENIVEVGRRADARLAELDTKIPHGVKLSPIYQQHVVVDEASSAFLVNLALSVGIVVVVLAIFMGWRAAIVVGATLLLTVVGTLFFMALFSIEMERISLGALIIAMGMLVDNAIVVAEGMQISMRRGKDSRSAADDAAAKTQIPLLGATVIGIMAFAGIGLSPDATGEFLFSLFAVIGISLLLSWVLALTVTPLLGHYLFKRGTAGEDDAYGGWMFRAYGWSLKWALKLRWLVVVGLIAVTVVCFAGFGLMKQSFFPDSNTPMFFVHYKLPQGTDIHTTSDDLRKMEAWLEKREEVQSVATFVGQGASRFMLTYSAEKANPSYGHLIIQTERLEQIPPLREELEAWARASFPQGEFRSKRLAFGPGGGASIQVRLSGQGPDVLRQLSEKIQQTLKASSDNLVDIRTDWREQELVLAPVYATERAQTAGISREDVAQALLLATDGVTAGVFREGERQIPIIARLSREKALGLSDQVVFSATSGSVLPIEQVTDGLEYRVQNTLVHRRDRVPTLTIEADIPADMTAAQVQAEIQAAVEAFELPVGYQMEWGGEYESSSKAQAALGAQIPISVLIMVLISILLFNALRQPLIIWLLVPMSVNGVVIALLASDVAFSFTALLGLLSLSGMLIKNGIVLVEEIDLVRAEGVPLRKAIVEASTSRLRPVMLAAVTTILGMAPLLTDAFFVSMAITIMGGLAFASILTLVAAPVLYDLFFSREEARRLREAGAAVAN from the coding sequence ATGAACATTGCAAAAGCTTCTATCGAAAAACCGCTGCTGACGTGGCTGGTCATTCTCGGCGCATTGCTGGGCGGTTTATGGGGGTTTTCGTCGCTTGGGCGGCTGGAGGACCCGGCGTTTACCATCAAACAGGTGGTGATTTCGACGCAATACCCGGGCGCGACCGCCGAGCAGGTGGCAACGGAGGTGAGCGAGCCGCTGGAATCCGCCATTCAAAAATTGGGCGAAGTCGAGCGCATTACCTCGGTCAACCAGCCGGGGTCGTCCTTGATCACGGTCGAGGTCTATTCGACGTTTGACGGGAGTGAACTTCCGCCGATCTGGACCAAGTTGCGCAACCGGGTATCAGACGCGGCGCGCAGCCTGCCCGAAGGAACGAGCGAGCCCTATGTGAACGACGCGTTCGGGGATGTGTTCGGGATATATTATGCGGTGACAGCCGAAGGATTTTCGGACGCAGAAAAACACCAGCTCGCCACGTTTTTGCGGCGCGAATTGCTGACCGTTGACGGGGTTGCGGATGTCGAGGTCAAGGGGCTGCCGGCCGAGGCGATCTTTGTTGAACCGGACATGTCTTTGGCGGTTAACCTTGGCCTGCCGCCGCAAGCCATCATCAGCGCGCTGGCGACGGCGGATTCGGTGGTTGCTGCGGGGTCTGTACGCGGGGCGGACGGGGTGCGGACCAACATTCAGGCGCCCAAGGGCACGGGCTCGGTCGAGGCGCTGGCGTCTTTGACCATCGGGGCGAGTGGAGAGGTCGTCAACCTGTTCGATATCGCCCGAGTTTACCGCGCGCGCCAAGAGGTGCCCGACCTGATGGTGCGGTTTAACGGCCATGACGCATTCACGCTGGGTGTTGCGGGGCTTTCGACCGAGAATATTGTCGAAGTGGGGCGCAGGGCCGATGCGCGGCTGGCCGAGTTGGACACCAAGATTCCGCATGGGGTCAAGCTGTCGCCGATTTACCAGCAGCACGTGGTGGTTGATGAAGCATCGAGCGCGTTCTTGGTAAACCTTGCCCTGTCGGTTGGCATCGTGGTGGTTGTTTTGGCGATCTTCATGGGCTGGCGTGCGGCGATTGTCGTGGGGGCAACGCTTTTGCTGACCGTGGTGGGCACGCTGTTCTTCATGGCGTTGTTTTCGATCGAGATGGAGCGGATTTCGCTGGGGGCGTTGATCATCGCGATGGGGATGTTGGTGGACAACGCCATCGTGGTGGCGGAGGGCATGCAGATTTCCATGCGCCGCGGCAAAGACAGCCGCAGTGCTGCGGATGATGCGGCGGCTAAGACGCAGATCCCCTTGCTAGGGGCGACGGTGATCGGGATCATGGCGTTTGCCGGGATCGGCCTGTCGCCGGATGCGACGGGCGAGTTCCTGTTTTCGCTGTTTGCGGTGATCGGCATTTCGCTGTTGTTGTCTTGGGTTCTGGCGCTGACCGTGACGCCGCTGTTGGGGCATTACCTGTTCAAGAGGGGCACGGCGGGCGAAGATGATGCCTATGGCGGATGGATGTTTCGCGCCTATGGCTGGTCATTGAAATGGGCGTTGAAGCTGCGGTGGCTGGTTGTTGTCGGGCTGATTGCCGTGACGGTGGTGTGTTTCGCGGGCTTTGGCCTGATGAAGCAATCGTTCTTTCCCGACAGCAACACGCCGATGTTCTTTGTGCATTACAAGCTGCCGCAAGGCACCGATATTCACACAACCTCGGATGATCTGCGCAAGATGGAAGCGTGGCTGGAGAAGCGCGAAGAGGTGCAATCCGTCGCGACATTTGTCGGGCAGGGGGCGTCGCGTTTCATGCTGACCTATTCAGCGGAAAAGGCGAACCCGAGCTATGGCCATCTGATTATTCAGACCGAGCGACTGGAGCAAATCCCGCCGCTGCGCGAGGAGCTGGAAGCCTGGGCGCGCGCGTCGTTCCCGCAGGGCGAGTTCCGCAGTAAGCGGCTTGCCTTTGGCCCCGGTGGCGGCGCGTCGATCCAGGTGCGTCTGTCCGGGCAGGGCCCGGATGTGCTGCGCCAGCTGTCCGAGAAGATACAGCAGACGTTGAAGGCGAGTTCCGACAACCTTGTCGACATCCGCACGGATTGGCGCGAGCAGGAGCTTGTCCTTGCGCCGGTCTATGCGACCGAGCGCGCGCAGACCGCCGGGATCAGCCGCGAGGATGTGGCGCAGGCGCTGCTACTGGCGACCGATGGTGTCACCGCGGGCGTGTTCCGCGAGGGCGAGCGGCAAATCCCGATCATTGCGCGTCTGTCCCGCGAAAAAGCGCTGGGATTGTCCGATCAGGTGGTGTTTTCCGCGACGAGCGGCAGCGTTCTTCCGATCGAACAGGTGACGGACGGGTTGGAGTATCGCGTGCAAAACACGCTGGTGCATCGTCGCGACCGGGTGCCGACCCTGACCATCGAGGCGGATATTCCAGCGGATATGACCGCGGCGCAGGTGCAGGCCGAGATTCAGGCTGCGGTCGAGGCGTTCGAGCTTCCGGTCGGGTATCAGATGGAATGGGGCGGCGAATACGAAAGCTCGAGCAAGGCGCAGGCCGCGCTGGGGGCGCAGATCCCGATTTCCGTGCTGATCATGGTGCTGATTTCGATCCTGTTGTTCAACGCGTTGCGCCAGCCGCTGATTATCTGGCTGTTGGTTCCGATGTCGGTGAACGGCGTGGTGATTGCCCTGTTGGCGTCGGATGTGGCGTTTTCCTTTACTGCGCTTTTGGGGCTGTTGTCGCTCTCGGGGATGCTGATCAAAAACGGGATCGTTCTGGTTGAGGAAATCGACCTTGTCCGCGCCGAGGGTGTCCCATTGAGGAAGGCGATTGTTGAGGCGTCGACCTCGCGGTTGCGGCCGGTGATGTTGGCGGCAGTGACGACGATCCTTGGCATGGCGCCTTTGTTGACGGATGCGTTTTTCGTGTCGATGGCGATCACCATCATGGGCGGCTTGGCTTTTGCGTCGATCCTGACGCTGGTGGCGGCGCCGGTGCTGTATGATCTGTTCTTCTCGCGCGAGGAGGCACGCCGCCTGCGCGAGGCGGGGGCAGCCGTGGCCAATTAA
- a CDS encoding MarR family transcriptional regulator, which translates to MSEIHTMAGHLIRRLNQISVAIFADRMAEIEAEITPVQFAALTMIRENPGIDQASLARAIAYDKATIGGVVDRLAAKSLILRQQSKTDRRARALAITPKGDALLDHIGPTVRALQDDILIGLDDDEKKQLVTLLGKTATAGNTRSRAPLTLRPDQSKA; encoded by the coding sequence GTGAGCGAAATCCATACTATGGCCGGGCACCTGATCCGCCGCCTCAACCAGATTTCAGTGGCAATTTTCGCCGACCGTATGGCCGAAATCGAGGCCGAGATCACACCGGTGCAATTCGCCGCGCTCACCATGATTCGCGAAAACCCCGGCATCGACCAAGCCAGCCTCGCGCGGGCAATCGCCTATGACAAGGCCACAATCGGCGGCGTGGTTGATCGCCTCGCGGCGAAATCTCTGATCCTGCGACAACAGTCCAAAACCGACAGACGTGCGCGCGCCCTTGCGATCACCCCGAAAGGCGACGCGCTGCTGGATCATATCGGCCCGACTGTGCGCGCGCTTCAGGACGACATCCTCATCGGCCTTGATGATGACGAAAAGAAGCAACTCGTGACCCTGCTTGGCAAAACCGCCACCGCCGGGAACACCCGCTCACGCGCGCCGCTCACGCTGCGCCCCGACCAAAGCAAAGCATAA
- a CDS encoding cupin domain-containing protein, protein MGETLGTLEELPQGYRDDMASAGVAPLWPMMRNVLPHGAPQPQTIAGYWNYDKIRPLLLRAGELTPLEKAERRVLVLSDPGRGVGAMQATASIYLGLQLLLPGETAPAHVHTPSAVRIVVEGKGAYTVVDGEKLPMEEGDLVLTPGGEWHDHGHDGDEPVIWLDALDLPLFYYLEGSYATEGPLQAQRNRPDASEVEYLSAGLAPTRRNGGGVRRYPMMRYPWVRTEAALRAMLAHGGDEIAELDYVNPETGADILPTMGFTAMLLPAGCRHAPDLRSSSAAFHVVRGRGRTTINGEVFEWGPKDTFSAPVFAEITHEASDEAFLVRVHDRPLQEKLGYYEERAR, encoded by the coding sequence ATGGGAGAAACGCTGGGCACATTGGAAGAGCTGCCGCAGGGGTATCGCGACGACATGGCAAGCGCGGGGGTCGCCCCGCTTTGGCCGATGATGCGCAATGTGTTGCCGCATGGCGCGCCGCAGCCGCAGACGATTGCAGGCTATTGGAACTATGATAAAATCCGCCCGCTTTTGCTTCGCGCAGGCGAGCTTACACCGCTAGAAAAGGCAGAGCGCAGGGTGCTGGTTTTAAGCGATCCGGGGCGCGGGGTGGGGGCGATGCAGGCGACCGCGTCGATTTACCTTGGGCTGCAATTGTTGCTGCCCGGCGAAACGGCCCCGGCCCATGTTCACACCCCGAGCGCCGTTCGGATTGTGGTGGAAGGCAAGGGGGCTTATACGGTCGTTGACGGTGAAAAGCTGCCTATGGAAGAGGGCGATCTGGTGCTGACGCCCGGCGGGGAATGGCACGATCATGGCCATGATGGCGATGAGCCGGTGATTTGGCTCGATGCGCTCGATCTGCCGCTGTTTTACTATCTTGAAGGCTCTTATGCGACCGAAGGTCCGCTTCAGGCGCAACGCAATCGGCCCGATGCGAGCGAGGTTGAGTATCTGAGCGCCGGGCTGGCTCCGACGCGGCGCAATGGGGGCGGCGTGCGGCGGTATCCGATGATGCGCTATCCTTGGGTGCGCACGGAGGCGGCGCTACGTGCGATGCTGGCCCATGGCGGGGATGAGATTGCCGAGCTCGACTATGTGAACCCCGAGACCGGAGCGGATATTTTGCCGACAATGGGGTTCACCGCGATGCTGCTGCCCGCAGGTTGTCGTCATGCGCCCGATCTGCGGTCGTCTTCGGCGGCTTTTCATGTGGTCCGCGGGCGCGGGCGTACAACGATCAATGGCGAGGTGTTTGAATGGGGTCCGAAAGACACATTCAGCGCGCCGGTGTTCGCAGAGATCACCCATGAGGCCAGCGATGAGGCCTTTTTGGTGCGGGTGCATGACCGCCCGCTGCAGGAGAAACTTGGATATTATGAGGAACGCGCACGATGA
- a CDS encoding fumarylacetoacetate hydrolase family protein — protein sequence MTSYLFDAPEVFAIPVKGESADYPVRRIFCVGRNYAAHAAEMGGEVDREAPWYFTKSACHGVLSGATRPYPPGTENYHHEMELAFAIGRPVFRATPEEAEAAIYAYGCALDMTRRDRQQDGKDKRRPWDLGKDVEGSAVFGDMSRAEEFGPVGAQRIHLEVNGESRQDATLEELVWSCEEVVMHLSKFYHLAPGDVVMTGTPAGVGPVVAGDKITGGVDGLAPISLNIDPAE from the coding sequence ATGACGAGCTATCTTTTTGACGCACCAGAGGTGTTTGCCATTCCGGTGAAGGGCGAAAGCGCGGACTATCCCGTGCGGCGGATTTTTTGCGTCGGGCGCAATTATGCCGCGCATGCCGCCGAAATGGGGGGTGAGGTGGACCGCGAAGCGCCGTGGTATTTCACCAAGTCGGCCTGCCACGGGGTGCTGAGCGGGGCGACGCGACCTTACCCGCCGGGAACGGAGAATTATCATCACGAGATGGAGCTGGCCTTTGCTATTGGCAGGCCGGTGTTTCGGGCGACGCCCGAAGAGGCGGAGGCGGCGATCTACGCGTATGGCTGTGCGCTGGATATGACGCGGCGGGATCGTCAGCAGGATGGCAAGGATAAGCGGCGTCCGTGGGATCTTGGCAAAGATGTGGAAGGGTCAGCGGTGTTTGGCGACATGAGCCGTGCGGAGGAGTTTGGCCCCGTTGGCGCACAACGCATTCATCTTGAGGTGAATGGCGAGAGCCGGCAGGATGCCACATTGGAGGAGCTTGTCTGGAGCTGTGAAGAGGTGGTGATGCACCTGTCAAAGTTCTACCACCTTGCCCCCGGTGATGTGGTGATGACAGGCACGCCCGCAGGTGTAGGGCCGGTGGTGGCCGGCGACAAGATTACCGGCGGTGTGGATGGGCTTGCGCCGATTTCTCTGAATATCGATCCGGCTGAATAA
- a CDS encoding FAD-dependent monooxygenase, producing the protein MQYYVDGFRGGDPDIKQAAEKRRESAPWRSLPDTVDVLIAGCGPAGLCLAAQMAQFPEIETMIVEPKPGPIEKGQADGVNTRTMEMFQAFGFGETVKREAYWVNQTAFWMPDPKAPNHIRRIGRVQDVPEDSSEMPHTLLNQARVHELFLNVMKNAPTRLEPDYGWAVRDVVVDPEADSHPVSVTLENTGVNAGDTKVVRANYVVGCDGARSNVRRAIGGKLHGDAAHQAWGVMDVLANTDFPDIRQKCLVASASEGNVLILPREGGYLFRMYVELDKLSAEERVASKNFTAQHMIDAANRIMTPYALDVKEVVWWSVYEIGHRMTDRFDDVPEGEDRNPRVFTAGDACHTHSPKAGQGMNVSMQDTFNLGWKLAHVLQGRADASLLRSYSKERWAEAKRLVDTDHEWARIMSAPPGESELDGSDMPRFQKQFIENLEFTGGLAVCYEPSALTGTGEHQALATGQEVGRRFHSAPVVRVADAMQMQLGHVAEADGRWRIYAFAGSEDAKGVHKLAEWLEADAASPVVRFTRAGEDIDSVIDFRAVFQAPFDEVELDGMPSLLKPKKGPLGLQDHEKVFGLDHKGLGDIYEMRGIDRGKGCMIVVRPDQYISQVLPLDAYGALATFFEGILTPVG; encoded by the coding sequence ATGCAATATTACGTTGATGGATTTCGCGGCGGCGACCCGGATATCAAGCAAGCGGCAGAGAAGCGGCGCGAAAGCGCGCCGTGGCGCTCCTTGCCTGACACGGTGGATGTTCTGATCGCGGGATGTGGTCCGGCGGGGTTATGTCTTGCAGCGCAGATGGCGCAGTTCCCCGAGATCGAGACGATGATCGTTGAGCCCAAGCCCGGACCGATCGAGAAGGGGCAAGCAGACGGTGTGAACACACGCACGATGGAGATGTTTCAGGCCTTCGGCTTTGGTGAGACCGTTAAGCGCGAAGCCTATTGGGTGAACCAGACGGCGTTCTGGATGCCGGACCCGAAGGCGCCCAATCATATCCGCCGCATTGGGCGGGTGCAGGATGTGCCAGAAGACAGTTCCGAGATGCCCCATACCTTGCTCAACCAAGCGCGAGTTCATGAGCTTTTCCTCAACGTGATGAAAAACGCGCCGACGCGGCTTGAGCCGGATTATGGCTGGGCTGTTCGCGATGTGGTGGTGGACCCGGAGGCGGACAGCCACCCGGTGAGCGTGACGCTTGAAAACACCGGAGTGAATGCGGGCGATACCAAGGTTGTGCGGGCCAATTATGTGGTTGGGTGTGACGGGGCGCGCTCCAACGTGCGGCGCGCAATTGGTGGCAAATTGCACGGCGATGCGGCGCATCAGGCCTGGGGGGTGATGGATGTTCTGGCGAATACCGATTTCCCTGATATCCGGCAGAAATGTCTTGTTGCCTCTGCCAGCGAGGGCAATGTTTTGATCCTGCCGCGCGAGGGGGGCTATCTGTTTCGAATGTATGTCGAGCTTGACAAGCTGAGTGCGGAGGAACGGGTTGCGAGCAAGAATTTCACCGCTCAGCATATGATTGATGCGGCGAACCGGATCATGACCCCCTATGCTCTTGATGTGAAAGAGGTTGTTTGGTGGTCGGTTTACGAGATTGGTCATCGCATGACCGACCGGTTTGACGACGTGCCCGAGGGAGAGGACCGGAACCCGCGGGTTTTTACCGCAGGCGATGCGTGTCACACCCACAGCCCCAAGGCGGGACAGGGTATGAATGTGTCCATGCAAGACACCTTTAACCTTGGATGGAAACTGGCGCATGTGTTGCAGGGGCGGGCGGATGCATCGTTGCTGCGCAGCTATTCCAAGGAACGCTGGGCCGAAGCAAAGCGGCTGGTGGACACGGATCACGAATGGGCGCGGATCATGAGCGCACCGCCGGGTGAATCCGAGCTTGATGGATCGGATATGCCACGGTTTCAGAAGCAGTTTATCGAGAACCTAGAGTTCACCGGTGGCTTGGCCGTGTGTTACGAGCCGTCGGCTTTGACCGGCACCGGAGAGCATCAGGCGTTGGCCACCGGGCAAGAGGTTGGTCGGCGGTTTCATTCTGCGCCGGTGGTTCGGGTGGCCGATGCGATGCAAATGCAATTGGGGCATGTGGCCGAGGCGGACGGGCGCTGGCGGATCTATGCCTTTGCCGGAAGCGAGGATGCCAAGGGTGTGCACAAGCTCGCCGAGTGGCTTGAGGCTGATGCGGCGTCGCCCGTGGTTCGATTTACCCGCGCGGGCGAGGACATTGACAGTGTGATCGATTTTCGCGCCGTCTTTCAGGCTCCTTTTGACGAGGTTGAATTGGATGGGATGCCGTCGTTGCTTAAGCCCAAGAAAGGCCCATTGGGCTTGCAGGATCACGAGAAGGTTTTCGGTCTAGATCACAAGGGGTTGGGTGACATTTACGAAATGCGCGGGATTGATCGGGGCAAAGGGTGCATGATCGTGGTGCGCCCGGATCAATATATTTCGCAGGTTCTGCCGCTTGATGCCTATGGCGCGTTGGCGACGTTCTTTGAGGGTATTCTGACGCCGGTGGGATGA
- a CDS encoding MarR family transcriptional regulator — protein sequence MSIQTQVETVSDAPLRQFIGYHMKRAMAVLQADLNKALKPYGLRMVTYSALAMIVKNAGLRQAQLADALAIERPNLVVILDELETAGLITRDKVPTDRRAYALNPTLRGRTLCEEATAANRADEARLLGGLDEEKRAQVIEVMRLIERAGGGQKDETHDAV from the coding sequence GTGAGCATTCAAACCCAAGTGGAAACGGTCAGCGATGCGCCGCTGCGCCAGTTCATCGGCTATCACATGAAACGGGCGATGGCGGTTTTACAGGCCGATCTGAACAAGGCGCTAAAGCCGTATGGGTTGCGGATGGTGACCTATTCGGCGCTGGCGATGATCGTAAAGAATGCAGGGTTAAGGCAGGCGCAGCTTGCCGATGCCTTGGCGATTGAACGACCCAATCTGGTGGTCATTCTGGACGAGTTGGAGACGGCCGGGCTGATTACGCGCGACAAGGTGCCGACGGATCGGCGGGCCTATGCGCTGAACCCGACGTTGAGGGGGCGGACCCTCTGTGAGGAGGCGACGGCGGCGAACCGGGCGGATGAGGCGCGGTTGCTTGGAGGATTGGACGAGGAGAAACGGGCGCAGGTGATCGAGGTGATGCGCCTGATCGAGCGGGCCGGAGGAGGACAGAAAGATGAAACGCACGACGCGGTTTGA